A region of Pirellulales bacterium DNA encodes the following proteins:
- a CDS encoding diguanylate cyclase → MTSTSLILLAVVMALVELLAGVGIGWWLRGAGDSPPSPQSDQEVERARNALARLHELASRVAADVGEHSTRVQEISDELTSHTPESGEIETVVIDSVAEIVKANSRLQEQLKSAEVKLQEQAHQIEVHAADALTDALTGGANRRAFDAELGRRAAEFQRRGTPFCLLMLDVDHFKKFNDTHGHPAGDEVLRGVARVLRETCRGMDIVARYGGEEFAVIMPTSTIRDAQTGVLRICSRIADSQFEFEGKTLKVTVSGGLAEFLCKDNEAQLVKRADEALYAAKNAGRNRGYLHDGETSSLISPKPASPPAPEPKPVPAPAKPVEAPALDASNDPFRTDVQTGLPNRTSFCEEVRRRAAESNRYDTKLSLMLVKVNTLQKFVDRPTDPQAELVLRTVSQFLTAGMREMDMVARYQSDTFAVLLPGTPLSQSIAVAERLRAAVARCPLRGKDFELQISVSTGLAEVVRNDDSASLMKRAEAAVQASAAAGRDGTYFDSGKGIELYVPNQIPALTA, encoded by the coding sequence TTGACTTCAACTTCATTGATTTTGCTGGCGGTGGTGATGGCGCTGGTTGAGCTGTTGGCCGGTGTCGGTATCGGCTGGTGGCTCCGCGGCGCCGGCGACAGCCCACCGAGCCCGCAGTCCGACCAGGAAGTCGAGCGGGCGAGGAACGCGTTGGCCCGGCTGCACGAATTGGCCAGCCGCGTTGCCGCCGACGTGGGCGAACATTCCACGCGCGTCCAAGAAATAAGTGACGAATTGACGAGCCACACGCCCGAAAGCGGCGAAATCGAAACGGTCGTAATCGATTCCGTCGCCGAAATCGTCAAAGCCAATAGCCGGCTACAAGAGCAACTGAAGTCGGCCGAAGTGAAACTGCAGGAGCAGGCCCACCAGATCGAGGTCCATGCGGCGGATGCGCTGACCGACGCTCTGACGGGCGGGGCCAACCGCCGTGCCTTCGATGCGGAATTGGGCCGCCGCGCGGCCGAGTTCCAACGCCGCGGCACCCCCTTCTGCTTGCTAATGCTCGACGTCGATCATTTCAAGAAATTCAACGACACCCACGGCCACCCGGCCGGCGACGAAGTGTTGCGCGGCGTCGCTCGGGTGCTCCGCGAAACTTGCCGCGGAATGGATATCGTGGCCCGCTACGGCGGCGAAGAATTCGCCGTCATCATGCCAACGTCGACGATTCGCGACGCCCAAACCGGGGTGCTGCGAATCTGTTCGCGCATCGCCGATAGCCAATTCGAATTCGAGGGAAAAACGCTCAAAGTAACCGTTAGCGGCGGACTCGCCGAATTCTTGTGCAAAGACAACGAGGCGCAGCTGGTGAAGCGGGCCGACGAAGCGCTCTACGCTGCGAAGAACGCCGGCCGAAATCGGGGCTATTTGCACGACGGCGAGACCAGCTCGCTGATCAGCCCCAAGCCGGCCTCCCCTCCGGCTCCGGAACCCAAACCGGTTCCCGCCCCGGCGAAACCCGTCGAAGCGCCTGCGCTCGACGCGTCGAACGATCCGTTCCGCACCGATGTGCAAACCGGACTGCCGAATCGGACATCATTCTGCGAAGAAGTCCGCCGCCGCGCTGCGGAATCGAATCGCTACGATACCAAGCTCTCGCTGATGTTGGTGAAAGTCAACACGCTGCAGAAATTCGTCGATCGGCCAACCGACCCGCAAGCCGAATTGGTGCTCCGCACCGTCTCGCAATTCCTGACCGCCGGAATGCGAGAAATGGACATGGTCGCCCGCTATCAAAGCGACACCTTCGCAGTGCTTCTGCCGGGCACTCCGCTGAGCCAGTCGATTGCCGTCGCCGAGCGGCTGCGTGCGGCCGTCGCCCGCTGCCCGCTGCGGGGCAAGGATTTCGAATTGCAGATTTCCGTGAGCACCGGCTTGGCCGAAGTAGTCCGCAACGACGACTCGGCTTCGTTGATGAAACGGGCCGAAGCTGCCGTGCAGGCTTCTGCCGCCGCAGGCAGGGATGGCACGTATTTCGACTCCGGCAAGGGGATCGAACTCTACGTGCCGAACCAGATTCCCGCGTTGACGGCCTAG
- a CDS encoding PilZ domain-containing protein, producing MISPVAAELTKETLDQLTGREGNRRKRERRPYHVLQWAAPWSDGSPPQPEAFRQIRCHDISRGGISYFSDRPLLDEFLIVGLAAAAEMIYLKCRVANCVRVDQASGAFRVGCEFIERIELPPANQPPANQPEATTAARLHSVR from the coding sequence ATGATTAGCCCGGTTGCCGCCGAATTGACGAAGGAAACATTGGACCAGTTGACCGGGCGGGAAGGTAATCGCCGCAAGCGCGAGCGACGGCCCTACCATGTCTTGCAATGGGCGGCCCCGTGGTCCGACGGCAGCCCACCCCAGCCAGAAGCGTTCCGACAGATCCGCTGCCACGATATTTCGCGTGGCGGCATTTCGTATTTTTCAGATCGGCCGCTGCTCGACGAATTCTTGATCGTCGGCCTCGCAGCGGCTGCCGAGATGATCTATCTCAAGTGCCGGGTGGCCAACTGCGTGAGGGTCGATCAAGCGAGCGGGGCCTTTCGAGTCGGATGCGAATTCATCGAGCGCATCGAGCTTCCGCCCGCGAATCAGCCGCCCGCGAATCAGCCGGAGGCAACAACCGCAGCGAGATTGCACTCGGTTCGCTAG